Proteins from one Azospirillum brasilense genomic window:
- a CDS encoding PadR family transcriptional regulator — MKFFPNPWCGRMRRHHPGPHGDGPHSGGPRHGGGRHAVGDGWSHERHERRGGRGGRRGVFEAPELRLVLLRLIADEPRHGYDLIRAVEELTGGGYVPSPGVIYPTLSLLEEMGHIAKADADGARKPFAVTQDGTAQLAQDAATVEALFARLAALATRRAHTDGAPIRRAMENLKAVLMHRLGREGVDADTVHAAVSILDEAAQRIERLP, encoded by the coding sequence ATGAAGTTTTTCCCGAATCCCTGGTGCGGCCGGATGCGCCGCCATCATCCAGGTCCGCACGGCGACGGTCCCCATAGCGGCGGTCCCCGTCATGGCGGTGGGCGCCACGCCGTGGGGGACGGCTGGAGCCATGAGCGTCACGAGCGGCGGGGTGGCCGCGGCGGCCGGCGCGGCGTCTTCGAGGCGCCGGAGCTGCGGCTGGTCCTGCTGCGGCTGATCGCCGACGAGCCGCGGCACGGCTACGACCTGATCCGCGCCGTCGAGGAGCTGACCGGTGGCGGCTATGTGCCGAGCCCCGGCGTGATCTACCCGACGCTGTCGCTTCTGGAGGAGATGGGTCACATCGCCAAGGCGGATGCCGACGGCGCGCGCAAGCCCTTCGCCGTGACCCAGGACGGCACCGCCCAGCTCGCCCAGGACGCGGCCACCGTCGAGGCGCTGTTCGCCCGCCTTGCCGCCCTGGCGACCCGGCGGGCCCACACCGACGGCGCCCCGATCCGCCGCGCCATGGAGAATTTGAAGGCCGTGTTGATGCACCGGCTGGGGCGCGAGGGCGTCGACGCCGATACGGTGCACGCTGCCGTCTCAATCCTCGACGAGGCGGCCCAGCGCATTGAACGTCTTCCTTGA
- a CDS encoding YtxH domain-containing protein, whose product MAKKTKKALKKLKKQQRQYEAAMAAGGTPMGANAARGQGLLGGLSGLLPSRRSEQFLIGLLVGAAAAYVLSDEELRGKIVKSGLKLYGNLAGGLAEMKEQMADLQAELEAEQAGAL is encoded by the coding sequence ATGGCTAAGAAGACCAAGAAGGCGTTGAAGAAGCTGAAGAAGCAGCAACGCCAGTACGAAGCCGCCATGGCCGCCGGCGGTACGCCGATGGGCGCCAATGCGGCGCGGGGGCAGGGGCTTCTCGGCGGGCTGAGCGGTCTTCTCCCGTCGCGCCGGTCCGAGCAGTTTCTGATCGGGCTGCTGGTCGGGGCGGCGGCGGCCTATGTGCTGTCCGACGAGGAACTGCGCGGCAAGATCGTGAAGTCCGGCCTGAAGCTCTACGGCAACCTCGCCGGCGGCCTCGCCGAGATGAAGGAGCAGATGGCCGACCTCCAGGCCGAGCTGGAGGCGGAACAGGCCGGAGCGTTATGA
- a CDS encoding bifunctional metallophosphatase/5'-nucleotidase: MPKRGNGETGRFSGWRAVMAACTVAALGAIAPAASAAELSIVFTSTMADIEPVEGEGGLANLATLLRTKRAEGGTLFLHGGASLAAGVLSTFDRGAHMIDLLNELQPDMMAVTKRDLGFGKDELTLRSYEARFPFVSANTIDRNTGKVMEGLEPSALLDTPVGKIGVVSAISPELTVQYIVPDIEVRPPATIAAEARALRAQGAVYVVAILDNAPEAVEALRGEPAIDALLQLSASGKDVLEDGNGKVFGVHVNVKGSAFVLRLDGDGKAPPALTGADIVPLAGLPPDPAMEKRVGVYLTRLSELLDITIGTTATPLDTRRAAMRTGENAFASLIADAMRGHFNTDLAFINGGNIRGNRQYEAGTVLTRRDIQRELPFRDSIIAVPLTGKALREALEVSAAGVNNQKGSFLHPSNMAVVYDLKQPAGSRVVSVTVGGKPLDPNATYSVALPTYLAQGGDGYSMLKSPGVSSPSASSSSGAGGKLLWEIMAQHLTDRGTVSPRIDGRITER, encoded by the coding sequence ATGCCGAAGCGCGGCAATGGGGAGACGGGGCGTTTTTCCGGCTGGCGTGCCGTCATGGCCGCCTGCACCGTCGCGGCGCTCGGCGCCATCGCGCCGGCCGCGTCGGCGGCGGAGCTGTCGATCGTCTTCACCTCGACGATGGCCGATATCGAGCCGGTGGAAGGCGAGGGCGGTCTCGCCAACCTCGCCACTCTGCTGCGCACCAAGCGGGCGGAGGGCGGCACCCTGTTCCTGCACGGCGGTGCGTCGCTGGCCGCGGGTGTTCTGTCCACCTTTGACCGGGGCGCCCACATGATCGACCTGCTGAACGAGCTTCAGCCCGACATGATGGCGGTGACCAAGCGCGATCTCGGCTTTGGCAAGGATGAGCTGACGCTGCGCAGCTACGAGGCGCGCTTCCCCTTCGTCAGCGCCAACACCATCGACCGCAACACCGGCAAGGTGATGGAGGGGCTGGAACCGTCGGCGCTGCTCGATACGCCCGTGGGCAAGATCGGGGTGGTCTCGGCGATCTCGCCGGAACTGACGGTCCAGTACATCGTGCCGGACATTGAGGTGCGCCCGCCCGCCACGATCGCCGCCGAGGCCCGCGCCCTGCGCGCGCAGGGGGCCGTTTATGTGGTCGCCATCCTGGACAACGCCCCGGAGGCGGTGGAGGCGCTGCGCGGCGAGCCCGCCATCGATGCGCTGCTCCAACTCTCCGCCAGCGGCAAGGACGTGCTGGAGGACGGCAATGGAAAAGTCTTCGGCGTCCATGTCAACGTGAAGGGATCGGCCTTCGTCCTGCGGCTGGACGGCGACGGCAAGGCGCCGCCCGCGCTGACCGGCGCCGACATCGTGCCGCTCGCCGGGCTGCCGCCGGATCCGGCGATGGAAAAGCGGGTCGGCGTCTATCTGACCCGCCTGTCGGAACTGCTGGACATCACCATCGGGACGACGGCGACCCCGCTCGACACCCGCCGCGCCGCGATGCGCACCGGCGAGAACGCCTTCGCCTCGCTGATCGCCGACGCCATGCGCGGCCATTTCAACACTGACCTGGCCTTCATCAACGGCGGCAACATCCGCGGCAACCGCCAGTATGAGGCGGGGACCGTGCTCACCCGCCGCGACATCCAGCGCGAACTGCCCTTCCGCGACTCCATCATCGCCGTCCCGCTGACCGGCAAGGCCCTGCGCGAGGCGCTGGAGGTCAGCGCCGCCGGGGTGAACAACCAGAAGGGCAGTTTCCTCCACCCGTCCAACATGGCGGTGGTCTACGACCTGAAGCAGCCGGCGGGCAGCCGCGTCGTCTCCGTCACGGTGGGCGGCAAGCCGCTCGACCCGAACGCAACCTATTCGGTGGCCCTGCCCACCTATCTGGCCCAGGGCGGCGACGGCTACAGCATGCTGAAGTCGCCCGGCGTTTCCTCCCCCTCCGCCTCCTCCTCTTCTGGGGCCGGCGGCAAGCTGCTGTGGGAGATCATGGCCCAGCACCTGACCGACCGGGGGACGGTGTCGCCCCGCATCGACGGCCGCATCACCGAGCGTTGA
- a CDS encoding siderophore ABC transporter substrate-binding protein, with product MKLTRRHALAMTAAVVGLAALAPIPGYAQDMTVRHAQGETRLPAKLDPVLVFDMTALDTLDALGVAIAGVPTGLKPPHLAKYDGPSYAKIGTLFEPDYEAVNAAEPGLIIAGGRSAPKYAELSRIAPTLDMTTDQTDFLNSAIANAETLGRIFGKTAEVKQKLDRLRASIAELKAVAGNAGKGLLVLTTGGKMSAYGPGSRFGILHTEFGIQPAAPGLKVANHGQAISFEFILETNPDWLFVIDRDAAIGQDGKPARQFLDNDIVRRTTAWQKNQVVYLNGGNWYIVGGGLSALQQDVDDLLAALSKKS from the coding sequence ATGAAGCTGACCCGACGCCACGCCCTCGCCATGACCGCCGCCGTGGTCGGCCTCGCCGCCCTGGCTCCCATCCCGGGTTACGCTCAGGACATGACGGTGCGGCACGCGCAGGGCGAGACCCGGCTTCCCGCCAAGCTCGACCCCGTCCTGGTCTTCGACATGACCGCGCTGGACACGCTGGACGCGCTGGGCGTGGCGATCGCCGGGGTGCCCACGGGGCTGAAGCCGCCGCACCTCGCCAAGTATGACGGGCCGTCCTACGCGAAGATCGGCACGCTGTTCGAACCGGACTACGAGGCGGTGAACGCCGCCGAGCCCGGCCTGATCATCGCCGGCGGCCGGTCGGCCCCAAAATACGCCGAGCTGTCGCGCATCGCGCCGACGCTCGACATGACGACCGACCAGACCGACTTCCTGAACAGCGCCATCGCCAACGCTGAGACGCTGGGCCGCATCTTCGGCAAGACCGCCGAGGTCAAGCAGAAGCTGGACCGGCTGCGCGCCTCCATCGCCGAGCTGAAGGCGGTGGCGGGCAACGCCGGTAAGGGCCTGCTGGTCCTGACCACCGGCGGCAAGATGAGCGCCTACGGGCCGGGGTCGCGCTTCGGCATTCTGCACACGGAGTTCGGCATCCAGCCGGCCGCCCCCGGCCTGAAGGTCGCCAACCATGGGCAGGCCATCTCCTTCGAATTCATCCTGGAGACCAACCCCGACTGGCTGTTCGTGATCGACCGCGACGCCGCCATCGGGCAGGACGGCAAGCCGGCCCGGCAGTTCCTCGACAACGACATCGTCCGCCGCACCACCGCCTGGCAGAAGAACCAGGTCGTCTATCTGAACGGCGGCAACTGGTACATCGTCGGCGGCGGGCTGTCGGCGCTCCAGCAGGATGTGGACGATCTCCTGGCGGCGCTGTCCAAGAAGTCCTGA
- a CDS encoding HMA2 domain-containing protein, protein MTGRTSPIASAVPGRIRVRHPLLRRTDRFQEALGRLEALDAVRVTESNPAVGSVLLSYDPAVLTPDDARSQVEALLSAVLHPAEAAPSPDAPAPVADSKPAVPELKWRINRAAKIGMMGSMAATLAALGVGKRVHAGFGTLFVAFMLVHMTVQRKRLFQ, encoded by the coding sequence ATGACCGGACGAACCTCCCCCATCGCATCGGCGGTGCCTGGACGCATCCGCGTGCGCCACCCGCTGCTGCGCCGGACGGACCGGTTCCAGGAAGCGCTGGGGCGTTTGGAGGCGTTGGATGCCGTCCGGGTGACCGAGAGCAACCCGGCGGTGGGCAGCGTCCTGCTGAGCTACGACCCCGCTGTGTTGACGCCGGATGACGCCCGGTCCCAGGTGGAGGCGCTGCTGTCGGCGGTCCTGCACCCCGCGGAGGCCGCACCGTCGCCGGACGCCCCCGCCCCCGTCGCGGACAGCAAGCCGGCCGTGCCCGAGTTGAAATGGCGGATCAACCGCGCGGCCAAGATCGGAATGATGGGCAGCATGGCGGCGACCCTGGCGGCGCTGGGGGTGGGCAAGCGCGTCCATGCCGGCTTCGGCACGCTGTTCGTCGCCTTCATGCTCGTCCACATGACCGTTCAGCGCAAACGCCTCTTCCAATGA
- a CDS encoding cation transporter, whose amino-acid sequence MIDHAPNMPDDFLSRLAAALTIAHHIPGRVRLKLDGAAERALASLADDARALHRALTGAEGIRSVALNPLARSCTIEYDPAVIPPSAWPDLLSGEASAAAATLLRIATAGFAGGALERRP is encoded by the coding sequence ATGATCGACCACGCCCCGAACATGCCCGACGACTTTCTCAGCCGGTTGGCCGCCGCCCTGACCATCGCGCACCACATTCCGGGTCGGGTGCGGCTGAAGCTCGACGGCGCCGCGGAGCGCGCCCTGGCGTCGCTGGCCGACGACGCCAGGGCGCTGCACCGGGCGCTCACCGGTGCGGAGGGCATCCGCTCCGTCGCGCTGAACCCGCTCGCCCGGTCCTGCACCATCGAATACGACCCCGCAGTGATTCCGCCCTCGGCGTGGCCGGATCTGCTGAGCGGGGAAGCCAGCGCGGCGGCCGCGACGCTGCTGCGCATCGCCACCGCCGGCTTTGCGGGCGGCGCGCTCGAAAGGAGACCATGA
- a CDS encoding sensor histidine kinase → MSGGHILIVDDDTANIRALASVLEDRHEVRFATSGRRALELASADPPELVLLDVMMPGLDGYAVCRLLKTDPATADVPVIFITSLSSPEEEAFGLETGAVDYVTKPFSPAIVRARVATHLSLRRANRSLKDENEHLEALVRERTRKLAQAQREKMAALRQMVAGVAHEINTPIGVALGSASHLGDRVAAMTERLTANQLRRAELERFLASAGELAALLSSTIARAGEIVRCFKGVAADHGGLRQTIALRPFLEQVTESLRPQWEPLGHRMAVDCPADLRMVSNPAILSAVLEQLVRNALEHAFPAGRHGLVTVGAAGSGPDTVLLSVADDGAGIAEGTAGRILEPFFTTRRGTGSVGLGLNIVDNLASDRLGGTFTIASRSGGGTLATLHLPVRTPPDL, encoded by the coding sequence GTGAGCGGTGGTCACATACTGATCGTCGATGACGATACGGCCAACATCCGCGCGCTCGCCAGCGTGCTGGAGGACCGCCACGAGGTGCGTTTCGCGACCTCCGGCCGCCGCGCGCTGGAACTGGCCTCTGCCGATCCGCCGGAGCTGGTGCTGCTCGACGTGATGATGCCGGGGCTGGACGGCTACGCGGTGTGCCGGCTGCTGAAGACCGACCCGGCCACCGCCGACGTCCCGGTGATCTTCATCACCTCGCTGTCCAGCCCGGAGGAGGAGGCCTTCGGACTGGAGACCGGGGCCGTCGATTACGTGACGAAGCCCTTCAGCCCGGCCATCGTGCGCGCCCGCGTCGCCACCCACCTGTCGCTGCGCCGGGCCAACCGCAGCCTGAAGGACGAGAACGAGCATCTGGAGGCGCTGGTCCGCGAGCGCACGCGCAAGCTGGCCCAGGCCCAGCGCGAGAAGATGGCGGCGCTGCGCCAGATGGTCGCCGGCGTGGCCCACGAGATCAACACGCCCATCGGCGTGGCGCTGGGCAGCGCGTCCCACCTCGGCGACCGGGTGGCCGCGATGACCGAGCGGCTGACCGCCAACCAGCTCCGCCGGGCCGAGCTGGAGCGTTTCCTGGCGAGCGCCGGGGAACTGGCGGCCCTGCTGTCCAGCACCATCGCCCGCGCCGGGGAGATCGTGCGCTGCTTCAAGGGGGTGGCGGCGGACCATGGCGGGCTGCGCCAGACCATCGCGTTGCGGCCTTTCCTGGAACAGGTGACGGAGAGCCTGCGCCCGCAGTGGGAGCCGCTGGGGCACCGCATGGCCGTGGACTGCCCCGCCGACCTGCGGATGGTCAGCAACCCGGCGATCCTGTCGGCGGTCCTGGAGCAGCTCGTCCGCAACGCGCTGGAGCACGCCTTTCCGGCGGGGCGGCACGGGCTGGTGACGGTGGGGGCCGCGGGGTCGGGGCCGGACACCGTCCTGCTGTCCGTCGCCGACGACGGCGCCGGCATCGCGGAGGGCACCGCCGGGCGCATCCTGGAGCCCTTCTTCACCACCCGCCGCGGCACCGGGTCGGTCGGGCTCGGCCTGAACATCGTGGACAATCTGGCGTCGGACCGGCTGGGCGGCACCTTCACCATCGCCTCGCGCTCCGGCGGCGGCACGCTGGCGACGTTGCATCTGCCGGTCCGCACCCCGCCGGATCTGTAG
- a CDS encoding ABC transporter permease: MPIATLPLATVGIGLLAVWSLFVGVSDVSLATLFGGAPDQATQVLLVSRLPRTLALILAGAAMAVSGLLLQMLVRNRFVEPSTTGTAESAIFGMMMVSLLAPEMPVFGRMAVASLCALAGTGLFLAILRQVPLRSPLVVPLVGIMLGGVITAMTEFIAYRQDLIQSVRGWETGDFSAILLGRYELLWLSAALTGVAYLAADRFTVAGMGRDVATNLGIDHRKVMALGLVIVSMTTAAVIATCGMIPFLGLIVPNVVSLVRGDNMRGSLPWVALMGAGLVLACDIAGRLVIHPYEIPIGTMMGVIGSALFLYLLLRRNGHAG, encoded by the coding sequence CTGCCAATCGCCACGCTCCCGCTGGCGACCGTGGGCATCGGCCTGCTGGCCGTGTGGAGCCTGTTCGTCGGCGTCAGCGACGTGAGCCTCGCGACCCTGTTCGGCGGCGCCCCGGACCAAGCCACCCAGGTGCTGCTGGTCAGCCGGCTGCCCCGGACGCTGGCCCTGATCCTGGCCGGCGCCGCCATGGCGGTGTCGGGCCTGCTCCTCCAGATGCTGGTGCGCAACCGCTTCGTCGAGCCCTCGACCACCGGGACCGCGGAATCGGCCATCTTCGGCATGATGATGGTCTCGCTGCTGGCGCCGGAGATGCCGGTGTTCGGGCGCATGGCCGTCGCCAGCCTGTGCGCGCTGGCCGGGACGGGTCTGTTCCTGGCGATCCTGCGGCAGGTGCCGCTGCGCTCGCCGCTGGTGGTGCCGCTGGTCGGCATCATGCTGGGCGGGGTCATCACGGCGATGACCGAGTTCATCGCCTACCGCCAGGACCTGATCCAGTCGGTGCGCGGCTGGGAGACCGGAGACTTCTCCGCCATCCTGCTCGGCCGCTACGAGCTGCTGTGGCTGAGCGCCGCCCTGACCGGCGTCGCCTATCTGGCGGCGGACCGCTTCACCGTCGCCGGGATGGGGCGGGACGTCGCCACCAACCTGGGCATCGACCACCGCAAGGTGATGGCGCTGGGGCTGGTCATCGTGTCGATGACCACCGCGGCGGTGATCGCCACCTGCGGCATGATCCCCTTCCTGGGGCTGATCGTTCCCAACGTCGTCAGCCTCGTGCGCGGCGACAACATGCGCGGGTCCCTGCCCTGGGTCGCGCTGATGGGGGCCGGGCTGGTGCTGGCCTGCGACATCGCCGGGCGGCTGGTGATCCATCCCTACGAGATCCCGATCGGGACGATGATGGGGGTCATCGGCAGCGCCCTGTTCCTCTACCTGCTGCTGCGGAGGAACGGCCATGCCGGCTGA
- a CDS encoding hybrid sensor histidine kinase/response regulator, which translates to MEPASTAPVPRAPFRGGVGRRVGLGLLVMVGVLLGVSGAALYDLAQFRHALSDLSNGALPRITTGAVLNGGLQQVLSQATRLGGATSHPERRVTLAELTANLTAVTRSAQALSDIEGGATLAGVLGTLVPTLADLDRLVAERIDAAARTDDALDETRRLSAEAGALVAAVLPTLPADRLGPLTAWTNTVNRVLNESTHAGNSRFQREIVRAQRDAAAALSALPALHAGLPPEQAERFAALHGRLETALLGPTGLLPSLMERQAAIARSKALTNQVLVMVEEVVKIAHALFERINAAAAGEADGLSEMAATQNRILVGLGALGFLVALGVYLYLRRFLTLRLVRLNDAVLDRVEGRETPLPDGGTDEIATISRSIRHFLDEIARRQQQVEEARRRAEEASRAKGDFLANMSHEIRTPMNAILGLSHLALRAGPPPRQRGYLTRIRASATALLGIINDILDVSKIEAGMLTLERVPFDLSAVLDMVAGTAALSAEEKGLALRLEVAPDVPTALLGDPLRLGQVLLNLVNNAVKFTESGSVVLGVAAAPRGPEDTETELRFAVRDTGIGMTAEQVARLFQPFAQADSSTTRRYGGTGLGLAISRRLAVMMGGGIAVDSAPGLGSTFRFMVAVGVQDDAATALPALADPGLAGLQVDEPLRGLRVLVADDNAVNRLVARELLEDAGLAVTAVASGGEAVRLALEPGAGYAALLTDVQMPDMDGFAVARAIRRQCGPDRLPIIAMTAHALEEERRRCLDAGMDDHIAKPVEPHRLVAVLNRWLKPFGRRKASPIAKGVEMDAVLPDGLEGFDLAPALARMNGRAGTLRRAILDFLDRYGDAPVRLEHLRSAGDGPALERYAHGLRGSAGTVGAMAASAAAAALELAAREKRWDAVPGLVADLSAALGPALASAETLRAVEVAVEMAVEAVPDVPAVPLNLDGLEGALRALEEALRSGSLSAAARFDALRGLLAGRGHDEAVDKVGRAVEALDFAAARAALERLAAAWIRERDWETTP; encoded by the coding sequence ATGGAGCCAGCCTCCACCGCACCGGTCCCGCGCGCCCCCTTCCGGGGCGGCGTCGGGCGGCGCGTCGGGCTGGGCCTGCTGGTCATGGTGGGGGTGCTGCTGGGCGTGTCGGGTGCGGCGCTCTACGACCTCGCGCAGTTCCGGCACGCCCTGTCGGACCTGTCCAACGGGGCGCTGCCGCGCATCACCACCGGGGCGGTGCTGAACGGCGGCCTGCAGCAGGTGCTGTCGCAGGCGACCCGGCTGGGCGGTGCGACGAGCCACCCCGAACGGCGGGTCACCCTGGCCGAGCTGACGGCCAACCTGACGGCGGTCACCCGGTCGGCCCAGGCACTGTCCGACATCGAGGGCGGCGCCACGCTGGCCGGCGTCCTGGGGACCCTCGTCCCGACGCTGGCGGACCTCGACCGGCTGGTCGCCGAGCGCATCGATGCGGCGGCGCGCACCGACGACGCGCTGGACGAGACCCGCCGCCTGTCGGCGGAGGCCGGCGCGCTGGTCGCCGCCGTGCTGCCGACCCTGCCGGCGGACCGGCTGGGGCCGCTGACCGCCTGGACCAACACCGTCAACCGCGTGTTGAACGAGAGCACCCACGCCGGCAACAGCCGTTTCCAGCGCGAGATTGTGCGCGCCCAGCGCGACGCCGCGGCGGCGCTGTCGGCCCTGCCGGCGCTCCACGCCGGGCTGCCGCCGGAGCAGGCGGAACGCTTCGCTGCCCTGCACGGGCGGCTGGAGACGGCGCTGCTCGGCCCCACCGGCCTGCTGCCCAGCTTGATGGAGCGGCAGGCGGCCATCGCCCGCAGCAAGGCGCTGACCAACCAGGTGCTGGTGATGGTCGAGGAGGTCGTGAAGATCGCCCACGCGCTGTTCGAACGGATCAACGCGGCGGCGGCGGGCGAGGCGGACGGCCTGTCCGAAATGGCCGCGACGCAGAACCGCATCCTGGTCGGGCTGGGGGCGTTGGGCTTCCTGGTGGCGCTCGGCGTGTATCTGTACCTGCGACGCTTCCTGACCCTGCGTCTGGTCCGGCTGAACGACGCGGTGCTCGACCGGGTGGAGGGGCGGGAGACGCCGCTGCCCGACGGCGGCACCGACGAGATCGCCACCATCTCCCGCTCGATCCGCCACTTCCTCGACGAGATCGCGCGCCGCCAGCAGCAGGTGGAGGAGGCCCGCCGCCGCGCCGAGGAGGCGTCGCGCGCCAAGGGTGATTTCCTGGCGAACATGAGCCACGAGATCCGCACGCCGATGAACGCCATCCTCGGCCTCAGCCACCTCGCCCTGCGCGCCGGGCCGCCGCCGCGCCAGCGCGGCTACCTGACGCGGATCCGCGCCTCGGCCACGGCGCTGCTCGGCATCATCAACGACATCCTCGACGTCTCGAAGATCGAGGCGGGCATGCTGACGCTGGAGCGCGTGCCCTTCGACCTGTCCGCCGTGCTCGACATGGTGGCCGGCACCGCCGCCCTCTCCGCCGAGGAGAAGGGGCTGGCATTGCGGTTGGAGGTCGCTCCGGACGTGCCCACGGCCCTGCTGGGCGACCCGCTGCGGCTGGGGCAGGTGCTCCTCAACCTCGTCAACAACGCGGTGAAGTTCACCGAGAGCGGCAGCGTGGTTCTCGGCGTGGCCGCCGCGCCGCGCGGGCCGGAGGACACGGAGACCGAACTGCGCTTCGCCGTGCGCGACACCGGCATCGGCATGACGGCGGAGCAGGTGGCCCGCCTGTTCCAGCCCTTCGCCCAGGCCGACAGCTCGACCACCCGCCGCTATGGCGGGACCGGGCTGGGGCTGGCGATCAGCCGGCGGCTGGCTGTCATGATGGGCGGCGGCATCGCCGTGGACAGCGCCCCCGGCCTGGGCAGCACCTTCCGCTTCATGGTCGCGGTCGGCGTGCAGGACGACGCCGCGACGGCGCTGCCCGCCCTGGCCGATCCAGGGCTTGCGGGCTTGCAGGTGGACGAGCCGCTGCGTGGCCTGCGCGTGCTGGTCGCCGACGACAACGCCGTAAACCGCTTGGTCGCCCGTGAACTGCTGGAGGACGCCGGGTTGGCCGTCACCGCCGTGGCCAGCGGTGGGGAGGCGGTGCGGCTGGCGCTGGAGCCGGGGGCGGGCTACGCCGCGCTGCTGACCGACGTCCAAATGCCGGACATGGACGGCTTCGCGGTCGCGCGGGCGATCCGCCGCCAGTGCGGCCCCGACCGTCTGCCGATCATCGCGATGACCGCCCACGCCTTGGAGGAGGAGCGGCGGCGTTGTCTGGATGCGGGGATGGACGACCACATCGCCAAACCGGTGGAGCCGCACCGCCTCGTCGCCGTGCTGAACCGCTGGCTGAAGCCGTTCGGTCGGCGGAAGGCTTCGCCGATTGCCAAGGGCGTGGAGATGGATGCCGTGCTTCCTGACGGCTTGGAGGGGTTCGACCTCGCCCCGGCGCTGGCGCGGATGAACGGGCGGGCGGGCACGCTGCGCCGGGCGATCCTGGACTTTCTCGACCGCTACGGCGACGCGCCGGTCCGGCTGGAGCATCTGCGCAGCGCGGGAGACGGGCCGGCGCTGGAGCGTTACGCTCATGGACTGCGCGGCAGCGCCGGGACGGTCGGGGCGATGGCGGCCAGCGCCGCCGCCGCGGCGCTGGAACTGGCGGCGCGCGAGAAGCGGTGGGATGCGGTGCCGGGGCTCGTGGCCGACCTGTCCGCCGCCCTCGGTCCCGCGCTGGCCTCGGCGGAAACGCTGCGCGCCGTGGAAGTGGCTGTGGAGATGGCCGTGGAGGCGGTGCCGGACGTTCCGGCGGTTCCTCTCAACCTCGATGGGCTGGAGGGGGCGTTGCGCGCGCTGGAGGAGGCGCTGCGCAGCGGCAGCCTGTCGGCGGCGGCCCGCTTCGACGCTCTGCGCGGCCTGCTGGCCGGACGCGGCCATGACGAGGCGGTGGACAAGGTGGGGCGGGCCGTGGAAGCGTTGGATTTCGCCGCGGCCCGCGCGGCGCTGGAACGGCTCGCCGCCGCATGGATCAGGGAACGGGACTGGGAGACGACGCCGTGA
- a CDS encoding DUF2218 domain-containing protein, with protein MRHASSVRVPTPNGSRYLQQLCKHWAHNLTVAYTPEAGSVVFPHNARGADWPGDATLTLQARPDALECRLVASSAEHLSALKGALERHLDRFAFREVPLAYPWQDEAA; from the coding sequence ATGAGACACGCCAGCAGCGTCCGCGTCCCGACCCCGAACGGCAGCCGCTACCTCCAACAGCTTTGCAAGCATTGGGCGCACAATCTGACGGTGGCGTACACGCCGGAGGCGGGGAGTGTCGTCTTCCCGCACAACGCCCGCGGCGCCGACTGGCCGGGCGACGCCACCCTGACGCTCCAGGCCCGGCCGGACGCGCTGGAGTGCCGGCTGGTCGCCAGCTCCGCCGAGCATCTGTCAGCCCTCAAGGGCGCGCTGGAGCGCCACCTCGACCGTTTCGCCTTCCGCGAGGTTCCGCTGGCCTATCCCTGGCAGGACGAGGCGGCCTGA